A genomic stretch from Solanum stenotomum isolate F172 chromosome 8, ASM1918654v1, whole genome shotgun sequence includes:
- the LOC125873502 gene encoding mitogen-activated protein kinase kinase kinase 20: MAPESVINTEYTSQVDIWALGCTVYELITGTPLWEDADGDDVLDKIEFEEPKFQNSKLSNEAQNFLEKCLVKNPSSRWTVDMLLNHTFLQNSSKVANTAKTRKKKSDSMSLLHKPIQKITFKIGHHKFSRQLLDPKPLLDKPIKKITFKIGNHKFVRQLTDLKEVENETCGRVLSTDNS; the protein is encoded by the coding sequence ATGGCACCTGAATCCGTGATTAACACTGAGTATACCTCACAAGTTGATATTTGGGCTCTTGGCTGTACTGTCTATGAGCTGATTACGGGGACACCACTGTGGGAAGACGCAGATGGTGATGATGTGTTGGACAAAATCGAGTTTGAGGAACCAAAGTTTCAGAATTCAAAGTTGTCAAATGAGGCTCAAAATTTTCTGGAAAAATGTCTTGTGAAGAATCCCAGCTCGCGTTGGACTGTGGACATGCTCTTGAACCATACTTTTCTGCAGAATTCATCCAAAGTAGCCAACACAGCAAAgacaaggaagaagaaaagtgaTTCAATGTCCCTTCTACACAAACCAATCCAGAAGATAACATTCAAGATCGGCCATCATAAATTCTCGAGGCAATTGCTGGATCCAAAGCCCCTTCTAGACAAACCAATCAAGAAGATAACATTCAAGATCGGCAATCATAAATTCGTGAGGCAATTGACAGATCTGAAGGAAGTAGAGAATGAAACTTGTGGAAGGGTACTGAGTACTGACAATAGTTAG